Proteins from a genomic interval of Cucumis melo cultivar AY chromosome 7, USDA_Cmelo_AY_1.0, whole genome shotgun sequence:
- the LOC103493515 gene encoding protein MIZU-KUSSEI 1, which produces MPSLHSSPFMDNSAFLPLLRHITKRPKSSSSTTTTTTTGGSGGGGGGLLKMFKLFPMLTSGCKMVALLGRPRKPLLKDNATTGTIFGYRKGRVSLAIQEDPHCLPIFVIELPMQTAALNKEMASDILRIALESETKSHKKKVMEEFVWAVYCNGRKIGYSFRRKQMSDDELHVMQHLRGVSMGAGVLPSPASEKDNLEGELTYMRARFERVIGSKDSEALYMINPDGAPGPELSIFFVRSQ; this is translated from the coding sequence ATGCCTTCTCTTCACTCCAGCCCTTTCATGGACAATTCCGCCTTCCTCCCCCTCCTCCGTCACATTACCAAACGCCCTAAATCCTCCTcctccaccaccaccaccaccaccaccggAGGAAGTGGCGGCGGAGGCGGCGGACTCCTTAAAATGTTCAAATTATTCCCAATGTTAACCTCCGGGTGCAAAATGGTGGCCCTCCTTGGCCGCCCCAGAAAGCCCCTTTTAAAAGACAACGCGACGACGGGCACAATCTTCGGCTACCGTAAAGGCAGAGTAAGCTTAGCGATTCAAGAAGACCCTCACTGTCTTCCTATATTCGTAATCGAATTGCCGATGCAGACGGCGGCACTGAACAAGGAAATGGCGTCGGATATTCTGAGGATCGCGCTGGAGAGCGAGACGAAGAGCCATAAGAAGAAGGTAATGGAGGAATTCGTGTGGGCTGTTTATTGTAATGGAAGGAAAATTGggtattcgtttagaagaaaacaAATGTCGGATGATGAACTTCATGTTATGCAACATTTAAGAGGGGTTTCAATGGGTGCCGGAGTTTTGCCGTCTCCGGCGTCGGAAAAGGATAATTTGGAAGGGGAATTGACATATATGAGAGCTAGATTTGAAAGGGTTATTGGATCTAAGGATTCCGAAGCTTTGTATATGATTAATCCCGATGGGGCTCCCGGCCCTGAGTTGAGTATTTTCTTCGTCAGATCTCAATAG